The Fervidobacterium gondwanense DSM 13020 genomic sequence AAGACCAATTTTAATTTTTACCGAACTTATTATACGAGGGAGGGCTATACGTGCCTAAGAAAAACGAGTTGAAAAAATTTTTTAAGTCTGAAGAATACACCCCAATGACATTTAAAGAACTGTGCAGATACTTTGGGTTAAACGATGATAAAGAAAAACAGTTGTTGAAAGAACAATTGGAAGAGCTTACTGAGAGTGGATTTATTTTTAAGCGAGACGACGGAAGATATGCAATCACGAAGGGAAATCTCTTTACTGGTACAATAGAATTTACGAGAAGTGGTAATTTAACATTTGTCTTAACAGACGACGGGCAAGAGATAGCGGTTCCTATTGAAAAAACAAATCTTGCAATGCACAAAGACAAGGTTCAAGTGCAGATTGTTGGCAAGTGGTACGAGCTACCCGAAGGTAGAGTCGTACGCATATTGGAACGTGGAATAAAACAGTTTGTCGGTGTTTTTCAGACACGCGGGCAATTTTCATTTGTGATACCGGATGATCCAAAACTTCCATACGAATTTGCTGTACCTGTTGAAGAAATCAACGGCGCAAAGCCTGGAATGAAGGTTGTTGCAGAGATTACCCGCTATCCTTCAGTTAAAAGGTCGCCTGAGGCAAAAATAATTGAGGTGCTTGGAAAGGTCGAAGACCCAGCTACTGATTTTCCAACTGTTGTTGTGAAACACAATTTGCCAGTGCAATTCCCTGAAGAAGTTTTAAAGGAAGTTGCCGAGTTGCCGGATAACGTAAGACCAGAAGATATCGAGGGCAGATGGGATTTCAGAGATGAAATTATAGTCACAATCGACGGACCTGACGCTAAAGATTTCGACGACGCTGTGCAAGTAAAAAAACTTCCTAATGGAAATTATTTGCTGGGCGTACATATTGCAGATGTTGCTCATTATGTAAAGCCAGGAACTGCACTCGACCAAGAAGCCTATAATCGTGCAACGAGCGTGTATTTAGCTGATAGAGTAATACCAATGCTCCCGTTCAAGCTTTCAAACGGACTGTGTAGTCTTGTGCAAGGTGAAGATAGGCTGGTAATGTCTTTGCTTATGGAAATCGATAGAGATGGTGACGTTGTGAACTACAAAGTCGGAAACGGCGTGATTAGAAGTTACAGAAGATTAGTATACGACGACGTGAACGCATTTTTGGAAGATAAACCAGAAGGCGATAAATTGAAAGACCTTGCAGAGCATATATATCTCATGAAAGAGTTGAAAGATGTGCTTAGAGAAAACAGAAGGCGCAGAGGAGCTATTCTCGACATAGAAGGGGACGAAGTAAAGATTGTTCTCGACGAACAGGGTCATGCGGTTGACATAGTCCCGAGAAAACGCGGAGAGTCAGAAGTCATTATCGAAGAATTCATGATTAAAGCTAATGAGACGGTGGCTGAAATATTCCACAATGCAGATATTCCGTTTCTATATCGTATCCACGAGGAGCCTGATTTTGACACGCTTTTGCAATTAAAGAATTATCTTAGTGCCATAGGTATAAAGATGAAACTG encodes the following:
- the rnr gene encoding ribonuclease R; translation: MTFKELCRYFGLNDDKEKQLLKEQLEELTESGFIFKRDDGRYAITKGNLFTGTIEFTRSGNLTFVLTDDGQEIAVPIEKTNLAMHKDKVQVQIVGKWYELPEGRVVRILERGIKQFVGVFQTRGQFSFVIPDDPKLPYEFAVPVEEINGAKPGMKVVAEITRYPSVKRSPEAKIIEVLGKVEDPATDFPTVVVKHNLPVQFPEEVLKEVAELPDNVRPEDIEGRWDFRDEIIVTIDGPDAKDFDDAVQVKKLPNGNYLLGVHIADVAHYVKPGTALDQEAYNRATSVYLADRVIPMLPFKLSNGLCSLVQGEDRLVMSLLMEIDRDGDVVNYKVGNGVIRSYRRLVYDDVNAFLEDKPEGDKLKDLAEHIYLMKELKDVLRENRRRRGAILDIEGDEVKIVLDEQGHAVDIVPRKRGESEVIIEEFMIKANETVAEIFHNADIPFLYRIHEEPDFDTLLQLKNYLSAIGIKMKLPQRVHPRVLQELLEKTKDHPLRSSIQRLLVRSMKRAVYSPGNVGHFGLASEAYTHFTSPIRRYPDLIVHRLLKLYLEKGGAIQKKEMKKLEKYLAKAAVHCSKRERVADEAEWDYDALKKIDYISKRIGEIYDVVVTSVTKFGMFVEIPDKYISGLIHVSTLDDYYYYDDVKSMLVGKHTGTVYRIGDMLKAKVVRADKIRMEINFEIPTDEELRMLESNAKSNRGKKSEQIEKKGKKSKKKVKTEDVEQTYELREKSGVKNGSRKDKRRSRKAKK